GGTGCCGTCCGCCTCTTCGGCGCCCTGCGGAAAGCTCACCTCACTGGCGCCCTTGGGCCCGTAGCTGCCGCTGGCGACGATGGCGAGCGTCGACACCTGCATCCGGGGCCCGGGGATGATCCCCTGCGCGATGGCGTCGCGCAGCCCCACGTCCGCCCAGCCCGCGCCCTCCGTCCCCAGGTCGCGGACGGTGGTGAAGCCGGCCATCAGCGTGGCGCGTGCGTGCACGGTGGCGCGGGCGACGCGCAGTGCTTGCGACTCGCGCAGCACCTGGTCGTCCCACGACGTCTCGTTGTACGGGTGGAGGAGGAGGTGCGAGTGCCCCTCGATCATCCCCGGCATCAGCGTGGCGCCGGGGAGCTCCACTACCCGCGCATCGGCCGGCGCGCGGACTTCGGACGCCGGCCCCGCGGCTTCGATGCGGGCGCCGCGCACCAGCACCACCCATCCCTCGTGCGGCGCGGCGGCGATCCCATCCCACACCCGCGCGGGGCGGATGAGCACGGCCTGCGCGGGCGTCTGCGCGGTGAGCGGGAGGGCGCAGAGGGCAAGGAGAAGCGTGAGGAGCGTTCGCATGGTGCGGCTGTGCGGGGTGGCGGTTCGTCCGTTTCCCCAAGCTACCACGCGCGGCCTGGCACCGAAACAGATGGCCTCACGCGGAGACGCGGAGACGCAGAGGAAAGAACAGCAGAGGGTCCTCCGCGGCTTGTAGTTCCCTCTGCGTTCTCCGCGTGAGGCTTCTCTTTAGACGCACTCCGCAACGGCGGCCTCGTACGCCTCTGCGAGCGCCGCCTTGCGCTCGCGCAGCGGGAGGTAGCCGGTGCGGCGCGCGTGGAGCCAGCGGAGCAGCTCGACCTTCCACTCGGGCGCGTCGGCGAGGGCGGCATCGATGGCGTTCTCCGGGCCGAACACCGCGGATAGATCGCCGACGTCGAGTGCGTGCGCCTCCAGCACGTCGAAGAGGTGAAGGGCGCGCCACGGATCGTAGCCGGCCGCCAGGCACAGGTTGAATCCGTGCGCGTCCGCCTCCGCCTCGTCCTCGGGTCCGTGCAGGCGCCGCCGCGCCATCCACACCAGCGGGGATGCGGTGTCCAGGTGTCCCAGGTCGTGGTGGGCGATCTCGTGCGCCACCATCATCGCGACGGCGTCTTCGTACATGCACCGCTCCATCAGCCGCCGCGAGAGGTACACCCACCGTCCCGGCGCCGTGAACGCGTTGACCTCCGCCGTCCAGAGCACCTCCACGTGCAACCGCTCCTCCGGCGGTCTCCCTGCCTGAAGCCGGTCCGCCACGCGCCTCGCCTGCTCCAGCGCCCATGCTTCGCGCTCGTGGCAGAACCCGTCGGTCAGGATGCGGTGCAGGAACGCGCCGCTCGCCAGCTCCTCGTCGTCGCGCGGGAGCTCGGGCTCGGCGCCTTCCAGCTCGTCCGGCCAAAGCGCGGGGAAGTCCCACAGCGCCAGATACAGCTGCCGGATGCCGCACGCGATGACGGATAGGACAATCAGGAGCAGGATGACGCGCGGGAGCATCGCGGGGACGTGGGTTCGGGACTCCGGCGGACCGCGTTCGGCCAGCTCGGCGCCCGTTGCCCTACGATGTGCGAGGCCGGTGCGTTTCGGTGGAGGATGGCGTGCGGCGGCGGGGATCGGGATGGGGCAGAGGGGGGGGCGGAGCCCCTCCTGACGCATACAGACCAGAGCGTGGCACCTCCCACGATCATCCAGACAGCCACGAGTAGGGGCGTCCGTTCAACGAGTGCCAGCGCCGATCCAGCGAAGCCTACCATCAGCGACCATGCGACGTGGACGGCGGTGAGCGCTTTCCCTTCCGGAGGGCCTCGCCACCGCCACCATGCACCAGCCCCACCCGCGACCATCCAGGCGAGCGCGTCGACGGGCGAGGCATCGGCGGCTAGCTGGAGCGCACCCAGTACGAAGCCGCACGCGCTCAGAACCGCGAACACGGCTCGCGTCGTGGTCTCAGGCGGCGCGATGACGGCGGCAAGTGGAGCCGAGAGCATCAGCAACAGCACGGAGACACCGTACAGAGCCGCAAGGTACCACTCCGTCGAGCTCGCGACGGAGCGGCGGCCGAACGCGTCAACAATGACGTGCAGGATTACCGTGCCCGTGCCGAAATACCCGGCCCAGAGCCCGCACGCGAGCGTCAGCAGCGCAGCCACGCGCCGAGCCGTGTTGCTCGTGGGATCATCCATACCCATTCCTTGCATTGAGTGAAGCGCGCGAGTCACGTTCACCGGATGGGGACCCCGCCTGTACGACGCGCGAACCGCCTCTCATTTCAGCTCGAGCAGAAATCGCCTGTCGAAGTTCGATGAAGGTCCAGCCAAGCGTGTCAGGCAGGGGTGCCGAAGCGCCTCGCCGACTGCAGCCGCGCCTTCCGTGCCTCCTCCTCGCGATTCCGCGGCGAGGACTTCGTCTCGATGGAGTCGATGAGTCGCCGAGCGCTCACGGTGATTTCGTCGACCGCTTGGTTGAACGCCTCTTCGTTCGCGCGTGAAGGGTGTGTGGTCCCGCTCAGCTTGCGGACGAACTGGAGCGCAGCGGCGCGCACTTCATCATCGGTCGCGGCCGGCTCGAAGTTGGCCAGTGTCTTGATGTTACGGCACATGAAGCCTCGCTTGGATCAGGGTATAGCAGCATGCCGATCAGGTCAGCCGCGCGCAGAGTTGGCTGCAACCTGGTTCGGCGACTATCCCGTAAAGAGGTCCGAGAGCGTTCCGAGGACTGACGTCACTGTCTCCGCCGGGAGCTTGCCTAGATAGCGGGTGAGCCGTTCTCGATCTACGGTGCGGAGTTGATCGAGCGCCACTCGCCCTTCTTGCTCCTGAAAGCGACATGCCACTCGCCAGGGATACGGCCGCCCACCAGTGGTCATCGGAGCAATGATGACCGTCCGAAGGTGCTCGTTCAACTCGTCTGGCGAGACAACAAGGCACGGCCGGGTCTTCTGGATCTCGCTTCCGCGCGTGGGATCCAGGTTAACCAGGTATACCGCCCCACGGCGAGGGAGCTTTGGCAGATGCTCTACCACGTCCAATCCTCGGCATCGAACCGGGTAGGCGTAGGCTCGTCGAGCAGGCCATCTTCTCCCTCCGCCGCCATCTCACGTGCGGCGTCCGCCCAGCCGGCGCGAGGCCGTGCCGCCGACTCGATGACGATGCGGCCGGGTTCGGCATGGATCTCCACCTCATCACGGAGGCCAGCCTGCTCAAGCAGGAGTTTGGGCAGGCGTACTCCTCTTGAGTTGCCAACCCGAACAATACGTGTTTTCATGTGCACCTTCCTCATGAGAGTGTGCATACAATGTAATCACGCCGTGCGCCGACGCCAACCTCGGCCGAACGGATCAAGGATGGGGCCGGCGCGCAAGCCTCTCGTTTCCACCGATGTGTGAACGGCCCCGAAATCCTTGCAGCTGGCCTGGGTTCCGTAGCGATTAGAGTCCGAGCGCAGGATTGTGAGCGCGAGGGACTGGCTCCGGGTGCGCCGCGCACGTTCCGGCGTGCTTCGTCTCGCAGCTTCTCGTTGGCCCGCAGGAGCTCACCTTGTACGGTGTCCGCTTGGCCTCTGGGCGGCACATAGGTCTGCCAGATGTGGCGGCCAAGGGCGACGTAATCTTCGTTGGTCACGGTGGCTCTTCGGCTGGCTGTCAGCTGCGACGACCGGTTCGGCGGTGGACGCCGCCCGCCTGTCCAATGGCGGCCGATGCGATGAATCACGCCACATCAAGGATCAGGCTGAGAGCGTAACAGCTTAGAGCCGCCTTTCCCCAGGAACTCATCTTCTTGGGTCGTGAGACACGTCGTTGAGGAGGCCGGAGCTCGAGTTTCCGGTGCTCCAGGGCGCCCCTGCGTCCATACTAACGTTTCCTTGTGCCCCGCAGAAAAGCATCTACCTTGCGACGGGCGGACCAACGTTTCTTGCCTTTCTTTGTCCGCCCGATCACGCCAGACCACGCTAGATGGCAGAACGATGAGGGACCGGGCGCATCCATTCCGCGGGATCCATCAACCCACAATGAGGAGGACGCAATGGCACTCGAGCAGCGCTTCACCCGCCAGGGGTCCAGGCTCCTGTATCGTGGCGCGCCGGCGCGCCTGGCCGGGATCTACCCGCGCCAGAGCGACGCGGCGGGCATCGAGGCCCTGAACGTGGACACCGCCCCGCCGCTGAACGATCTGCGCGCCCGGAAGAACAACTACTTCCGCTTTCCCATGCTGCCGTACTGGCTCTACGGCCAGCCCGGCTTCGCGTACAGCCCGTACTTTCGCGACAACAACGGGACGTGGAAGCTGGACTCGTTCAACGCCGACTACTTCCAGCGCCTGCGGACAATGCTGGCGAACGCGGCGGCGCGCGGCTTCGCGGTGCAGATCACGCTCTTCGACGCGACGGGGCTGGAGTACGAGACCGCCGATCGCGAGACGCGCTGGCCGAGAAATCCGTGGAACGAGAAGAACAACTACTTCAACTTCATCCTGGACGAAAAGGCGCCCGCCGGCGGCCTTCCCGAGTTCTACCACGTTCAGCACAACGCGAAGCAGAAGGAGCTCCAGGCGAAGTACATCCAGCACGTGGTGGCGCTCACCAAAGACTACTGGAACGTCTTCTACGAGATCATGAACGAGCCCGGCGGCGGCGGCAGCGACGCCGCCCGGCGGGACCGGATCTACTGGGCGGACTGGGTGACGGGTGAGATCGACCGCGAGACGCTGGGCGGGCGCCTGATCTTCTACAACGACTTCTCGCTCCCGACCTCTCCCGGCGGGCTCGGCGGGGACGTGAACTTCTGGCGCGCCAACAGAGCCACCTTCCAGTACTACGACCGGCTCGATGGCGTAATCTTCCACGGCGACCCCAACGAGATCGACCCGAGCTCCACGCAGTACGCCTTCCGCGGGGAGAAGATCTTCCTGGCGTCGTCGGACGCGGCGGGCACCGCGAAGCAGGACGATCCCACCTTCAACCAGAATGCCGCCCGGCGCGCGCTGGACCTGGGCATGCCGTACCAGGCCGAAACGCTGAAGCTCGCCGTCGCCGACGTGCTGGGGACACTGAACCTCACGGTGCTGATCTGAAGGACGCCGGACGCGGCCGCCAAGCTCCGCTACGGACGCGGAGGCACGCCTGCCTTCCTCCCTCACGCACTGGTTGATGATTGCCGCGTACACGGATGACGGCACGCTGGCCGGCATGCTCCTGCGCTACCATGCGGGCGACCGGAAGGTCCGGAGCGGGGCCGCGTGCCCACGCCCAAGGAAGCAGGACCGGCGGCACCTTCATCGCGAGTTGAAGGCAGCGAAGCCGTTCGGCGAAGCCAGTCTGAAACACACGGCAGCCGTGGGAGCGTTCCCCTGCGGCTGCCGTGGTGCTTGCCCCAGCGGCCAACGATCAAGTTCAGGCGCGTGCGCCTGACGATCCTTACCTCAGAAACAATCCCTGGCCGCACGTCGCCTGGAACGCCTTGTTCGGCGACTATGTGCACTCCGATGTTCCACCGATCAGAAGCCAAACCCTTTAGCTGTACCCATAACGCTCCCGGAACTTCTCGCAGGCACTGGGATCTGGCACCCAT
Above is a genomic segment from Longimicrobium sp. containing:
- a CDS encoding type II toxin-antitoxin system PemK/MazF family toxin → MVEHLPKLPRRGAVYLVNLDPTRGSEIQKTRPCLVVSPDELNEHLRTVIIAPMTTGGRPYPWRVACRFQEQEGRVALDQLRTVDRERLTRYLGKLPAETVTSVLGTLSDLFTG
- a CDS encoding DUF2277 domain-containing protein, with protein sequence MCRNIKTLANFEPAATDDEVRAAALQFVRKLSGTTHPSRANEEAFNQAVDEITVSARRLIDSIETKSSPRNREEEARKARLQSARRFGTPA
- a CDS encoding AbrB/MazE/SpoVT family DNA-binding domain-containing protein, translating into MKTRIVRVGNSRGVRLPKLLLEQAGLRDEVEIHAEPGRIVIESAARPRAGWADAAREMAAEGEDGLLDEPTPTRFDAEDWTW
- a CDS encoding M48 family metallopeptidase, whose protein sequence is MLPRVILLLIVLSVIACGIRQLYLALWDFPALWPDELEGAEPELPRDDEELASGAFLHRILTDGFCHEREAWALEQARRVADRLQAGRPPEERLHVEVLWTAEVNAFTAPGRWVYLSRRLMERCMYEDAVAMMVAHEIAHHDLGHLDTASPLVWMARRRLHGPEDEAEADAHGFNLCLAAGYDPWRALHLFDVLEAHALDVGDLSAVFGPENAIDAALADAPEWKVELLRWLHARRTGYLPLRERKAALAEAYEAAVAECV